Proteins encoded by one window of Streptacidiphilus sp. PB12-B1b:
- a CDS encoding PTS-dependent dihydroxyacetone kinase phosphotransferase subunit DhaM — translation MASGTRGAAALHPVGDAPEPADRPGSGAPSEQALRGLPLPVLDRVGVVLVSHSQAVAESVARLAVSLLDTGDPGPVATAGGNPDGDTGTCESRIVTATRGVDQGMGVAVLADLDGSVLAVRGLLADAEANGLPFPVRLADAPFVEGAVAAVLTASAGGDLAAVMEAAEDCYRVRKL, via the coding sequence ATGGCCAGTGGGACGCGGGGTGCGGCGGCGCTGCACCCGGTGGGCGACGCCCCGGAGCCGGCGGACCGGCCGGGCTCGGGCGCGCCCTCGGAGCAGGCCCTGCGCGGGCTGCCGCTGCCGGTGCTCGACCGGGTCGGGGTGGTGCTGGTGTCGCACAGCCAGGCGGTGGCCGAGTCCGTCGCCAGGCTGGCCGTCTCCCTGCTCGACACCGGCGACCCGGGGCCGGTGGCCACGGCGGGCGGCAACCCGGACGGCGACACGGGCACCTGCGAGAGCCGGATCGTGACCGCCACCCGGGGCGTGGACCAGGGCATGGGCGTCGCCGTGCTGGCCGACCTCGATGGATCGGTACTGGCGGTGCGGGGGCTGCTCGCGGACGCCGAGGCCAACGGCCTGCCGTTCCCGGTGCGGCTGGCCGACGCCCCGTTCGTGGAGGGCGCGGTCGCCGCCGTGCTGACCGCCTCCGCCGGGGGCGATCTGGCGGCGGTGATGGAGGCCGCCGAGGACTGCTACCGGGTGCGCAAGCTCTGA
- a CDS encoding acyl-CoA dehydrogenase family protein produces the protein MHLDHTPEHQRLRNELRAYFAELMPPEAYGRLNDPGRQKQFYREVNRRLGADRWLGVGWPEEFGGRGMGPVEQYIFFDEAAQAGVPLPIMALNTVGPSIMAFGTDEQKAYFLPRILAGELDIAIGYSEPDAGTDLAALRTRAVLEPDGAHYRVNGQKIWTTNGDTADWVWLAVRTDPGAPPHRGISILLVDTADPGYSTTVIRTLAGHDTTASYYQDVLVPVGRRVGAENAGWRLITNQLNHERVTLAAHTTMANRALAEVQQWARATELSDGRRVADLPWVRGRLARTHIRLDAMRLLNWQMVDAVRRGALTPQDASAVKVYGSEARRDAYAWLLEVVGAAGPLKEGSSGAVLHGSLERGYRSAVIFTFGGGNNEIQREIISWIGLGMPRVRR, from the coding sequence ATGCACCTGGACCACACGCCGGAGCACCAGCGGCTCCGGAACGAGCTGCGGGCCTACTTCGCCGAGCTGATGCCGCCGGAGGCGTACGGCCGGCTCAACGACCCGGGTCGGCAGAAGCAGTTCTACCGCGAGGTCAACCGCCGCCTGGGCGCGGACCGGTGGCTGGGCGTGGGCTGGCCGGAGGAGTTCGGCGGGCGCGGCATGGGCCCGGTCGAGCAGTACATCTTCTTCGACGAGGCGGCCCAGGCAGGCGTCCCGCTGCCGATCATGGCGCTGAACACCGTCGGCCCCTCGATCATGGCCTTCGGCACCGACGAGCAGAAGGCGTACTTCCTGCCCCGGATCCTGGCCGGGGAGCTGGACATCGCCATCGGCTACTCCGAGCCGGACGCCGGGACCGACCTGGCCGCGCTGAGGACCCGGGCGGTGCTGGAGCCCGACGGCGCGCACTACCGGGTCAACGGCCAGAAGATCTGGACCACCAACGGCGACACCGCCGACTGGGTCTGGCTCGCCGTGCGCACCGACCCCGGGGCCCCGCCGCACCGGGGGATCAGCATCCTGCTGGTCGACACCGCCGACCCCGGCTACTCCACCACCGTGATCCGCACCCTGGCCGGGCACGACACCACTGCCAGCTACTACCAGGACGTCCTGGTCCCGGTCGGCCGCCGGGTCGGCGCGGAGAACGCGGGCTGGCGGCTGATCACCAACCAGCTCAACCACGAGCGGGTCACCTTGGCCGCCCACACCACCATGGCCAACCGCGCCCTGGCCGAGGTGCAGCAGTGGGCCCGCGCCACCGAGCTGTCCGACGGGCGGCGGGTGGCCGACCTGCCGTGGGTGCGCGGGCGGCTCGCCCGCACCCACATCCGGCTCGACGCCATGAGGCTGCTCAACTGGCAGATGGTCGACGCCGTCCGGCGCGGCGCGCTCACCCCGCAGGACGCCTCCGCCGTCAAGGTCTACGGCAGCGAGGCCCGCCGGGACGCCTACGCCTGGCTGCTGGAGGTGGTCGGCGCGGCCGGTCCGCTCAAGGAGGGCTCCTCGGGCGCGGTGCTGCACGGCAGCCTGGAGCGCGGCTACCGCAGCGCGGTGATCTTCACCTTCGGCGGCGGCAATAACGAGATCCAGCGCGAGATCATCTCCTGGATCGGCCTGGGCATGCCCCGCGTCCGCCGCTAG
- a CDS encoding serine/threonine-protein kinase, translated as MEQGTLVQGRYRLIGLLGRGGMGEVWRAEDEALGRQVAVKCLRAGLVQHDPGQAELQRERFRREARVAAGLQHPGVTVVHDFGDADGAPYLVMELLDGMDLGQVLDGLPGRRMPVSTAVDTARQIASALAYTHARDVIHRDLKPANLIRTTDGSIKICDFGIARLRGGGVGGPTSRLGGGASPVGSPPYMSPEQINSDDLDARSDLYSFGCVLYELLVGAPPFAVGDPLVIMLDHRDTPPRPPRELRPGIPEALERIVLALLAKDPEDRPADAMAVLRSLNAVAAPQPTQAGALPPWARAMGPVPVTLVRVTPEVRGVAELTRRWPRQAAPQQI; from the coding sequence GTGGAGCAAGGAACGCTGGTCCAGGGGCGCTACCGGCTGATCGGGCTGCTCGGCCGGGGCGGCATGGGGGAGGTCTGGCGCGCCGAGGACGAGGCGCTGGGGCGCCAGGTCGCGGTCAAGTGCCTGCGCGCCGGACTCGTCCAGCACGATCCGGGCCAGGCCGAGCTCCAGCGGGAGCGGTTCCGCCGCGAGGCGCGGGTCGCCGCCGGGCTGCAGCACCCGGGCGTCACCGTGGTGCACGACTTCGGCGACGCGGACGGCGCGCCCTACCTGGTGATGGAGCTGCTGGACGGCATGGACCTGGGGCAGGTCCTGGACGGCCTGCCCGGACGGCGGATGCCGGTGTCCACGGCCGTGGACACCGCCCGGCAGATCGCCTCCGCCCTGGCCTACACCCACGCCCGGGACGTGATCCACCGCGACCTGAAGCCCGCCAACCTGATCCGCACCACCGACGGCAGCATCAAGATCTGCGACTTCGGCATCGCCCGGCTGCGCGGCGGCGGCGTCGGCGGGCCCACCTCGCGCCTGGGCGGCGGGGCCAGCCCGGTCGGCAGCCCGCCGTACATGTCGCCCGAGCAGATCAACTCGGACGACCTCGACGCCCGCAGCGACCTCTACTCCTTCGGCTGCGTGCTGTACGAACTGCTGGTCGGCGCGCCGCCGTTCGCCGTCGGCGACCCGCTGGTGATCATGCTCGACCACCGGGACACCCCGCCCCGGCCGCCCCGGGAGCTGCGGCCGGGGATTCCCGAGGCGCTGGAGCGGATCGTGTTGGCGCTGCTGGCCAAGGACCCGGAGGACCGGCCCGCCGACGCCATGGCCGTGCTGCGCAGCCTGAATGCGGTCGCCGCCCCGCAGCCCACCCAGGCCGGCGCGCTGCCGCCGTGGGCCCGGGCGATGGGGCCGGTGCCGGTCACCCTGGTGCGCGTGACGCCGGAGGTCCGCGGGGTGGCCGAGCTGACCCGCCGCTGGCCGAGGCAGGCTGCGCCGCAACAGATCTGA
- a CDS encoding nitronate monooxygenase family protein, giving the protein MRTELSERLGIEHAIFGFTPFPAVAAAITRAGGLGVLGAVRYGAAEELDKDLDWMDAHVGGAPYGVDVVMPARKVENVSVADVEAMIPEGHRAFVRETLARYGVPELPEGRDGGWRITGWMEDVARSHVDVALAHPVRLLASALGPPPADIVDRAHAAGVLVAALAGSARHARHHAGAGIDIVVAQGHEAGGHTGEIGTMVLVPEIAAAVAPLPVLAAGGIGTGAQAAAGFALGAQGVWLGSVWLTVTESELASPVLRAKLLAAGSGDTVRSRALTGKPARQLRTRWTDAWEEPAGPGPLPMPLQGLLVADAVSRIQAYETPELIGTPVGQIVGSMTEERPVAAVMDELTRGFARAVARLDRIAARSGPDPGPGAAAVHDAEEEP; this is encoded by the coding sequence ATGAGGACGGAACTCAGCGAGCGGCTCGGCATCGAGCACGCCATCTTCGGTTTCACGCCGTTTCCGGCCGTCGCCGCCGCCATCACCCGGGCCGGCGGACTCGGCGTCCTCGGGGCCGTCCGCTACGGCGCCGCCGAGGAGCTGGACAAGGACCTCGACTGGATGGACGCCCACGTCGGCGGCGCGCCGTACGGGGTGGACGTGGTCATGCCCGCACGCAAGGTCGAGAACGTCTCCGTCGCCGACGTCGAGGCGATGATCCCCGAGGGGCACCGGGCCTTCGTCCGGGAGACGCTGGCCCGCTACGGCGTCCCGGAGCTGCCCGAGGGCCGGGACGGCGGCTGGCGGATCACCGGCTGGATGGAGGACGTCGCCCGCTCGCACGTGGACGTCGCCCTGGCGCACCCGGTCCGGCTGCTGGCCAGCGCCCTCGGGCCGCCGCCCGCCGACATCGTCGACCGGGCCCACGCCGCCGGGGTGCTGGTGGCCGCGCTCGCCGGGAGCGCCCGCCACGCCCGGCACCACGCCGGGGCCGGGATCGACATCGTCGTCGCCCAGGGCCACGAGGCCGGGGGCCACACCGGCGAGATCGGCACCATGGTACTGGTCCCGGAGATCGCCGCCGCGGTCGCCCCGCTGCCGGTGCTCGCGGCGGGCGGCATCGGCACCGGCGCGCAGGCCGCCGCCGGGTTCGCGCTGGGCGCGCAGGGGGTCTGGCTGGGCTCGGTCTGGCTCACGGTGACCGAGTCCGAGCTGGCCTCGCCGGTGCTCCGGGCCAAGCTGCTGGCCGCGGGCTCCGGCGACACCGTCCGCTCGCGCGCGCTCACCGGCAAGCCCGCCCGCCAGCTGCGCACCCGCTGGACCGACGCCTGGGAGGAGCCGGCCGGCCCCGGCCCGCTGCCGATGCCGCTGCAGGGCCTGCTGGTCGCCGACGCGGTCAGCCGCATCCAGGCGTACGAGACGCCGGAGCTGATCGGCACGCCGGTCGGGCAGATCGTCGGGTCGATGACCGAGGAGCGGCCGGTGGCCGCCGTGATGGACGAGCTCACCCGGGGCTTCGCACGGGCCGTCGCCCGGCTCGACCGGATCGCCGCCCGGTCCGGCCCCGACCCCGGCCCCGGAGCCGCCGCCGTGCACGACGCCGAGGAGGAGCCATGA